In Pseudonocardia sp. C8, one genomic interval encodes:
- a CDS encoding TrkA family potassium uptake protein — translation MHVVIMGCGRVGASLASGLERLGHEVAVIDRDPQAFRRLGPDFRGRQVVGFGFHRSVLDEAGLDAADAFAAVSSGDNSNIIAARVARESYGVEKVVARIYDAKRAAVYERLGIPTVATVPWTTDRLLRMLLPDGVATAWREPTGTVAVLPLPLHEDWVGRPVRDLERATNSRVAFVVRFGTGVLPTKDTTVQAEDTVYVAAISGTVSDVTAAAAAPPEED, via the coding sequence ATGCACGTCGTCATCATGGGATGCGGCCGGGTCGGCGCGTCCCTGGCCTCGGGCCTGGAGCGGCTCGGCCACGAGGTCGCGGTGATCGACCGCGACCCGCAGGCGTTCCGCAGGCTGGGGCCGGACTTCCGGGGCCGGCAGGTCGTCGGCTTCGGGTTCCACCGCAGCGTCCTCGACGAGGCCGGGCTGGACGCCGCGGACGCGTTCGCCGCCGTGTCCTCGGGCGACAACTCGAACATCATCGCCGCCCGGGTCGCGCGGGAGAGCTACGGCGTCGAGAAGGTGGTCGCGCGGATCTACGACGCCAAGCGGGCCGCCGTCTACGAGCGGCTCGGCATCCCCACCGTGGCGACCGTGCCGTGGACGACCGACCGGCTGCTGCGGATGCTGCTGCCCGACGGCGTCGCCACGGCCTGGCGGGAGCCCACCGGCACCGTGGCCGTCCTGCCGCTGCCGCTGCACGAGGACTGGGTGGGCCGCCCGGTCCGCGACCTGGAGCGGGCCACGAACTCGCGGGTCGCGTTCGTCGTGCGGTTCGGGACGGGAGTGCTGCCGACCAAGGACACCACCGTGCAGGCCGAGGACACCGTCTACGTGGCGGCGATCTCCGGCACGGTCAGCGACGTGACGGCGGCCGCCGCGGCGCCGCCCGAGGAGGACTGA
- a CDS encoding inositol monophosphatase family protein produces the protein MSPHQSSDPATLRAVAEQVAAEAAEHLRGLPAPRDEGVATKSSPTDVVTASDASVETFVRTRLAELRPGEPVFGEEGAGDADTARWVVDPIDGTVNYLYGLPWYAISVAAVEHGATVAGAVAEPASGRLWSAGRGLGASCDGRTLAVAPTVDLGQSLIGTGFSYRAERRARQARLVAAMLPEVRDVRRAGAAALDLCAVAAGWLDGYLEHGCNWWDWAAGALIAQEAGALVHIAVPPGVDDLGGDADGLGADVSLAATPGIARELVALARRSGSAEV, from the coding sequence GTGAGCCCGCACCAGAGCAGCGATCCCGCCACCCTGCGCGCCGTCGCCGAGCAGGTCGCGGCCGAGGCCGCCGAGCACCTGCGCGGCCTGCCCGCCCCGCGCGACGAGGGCGTCGCCACCAAGTCGTCGCCGACCGACGTCGTCACCGCGTCGGACGCCTCGGTCGAGACGTTCGTCCGCACCCGGCTCGCCGAGCTGCGGCCGGGCGAGCCGGTGTTCGGTGAGGAGGGCGCCGGTGACGCCGACACGGCGCGCTGGGTCGTCGACCCCATCGACGGCACCGTGAACTACCTCTACGGCCTGCCCTGGTACGCGATCTCGGTGGCCGCGGTCGAGCACGGGGCGACGGTCGCCGGCGCGGTCGCCGAGCCGGCGTCCGGTCGGCTGTGGTCGGCCGGGCGCGGCCTCGGGGCCAGCTGCGACGGCCGCACGCTGGCCGTCGCGCCGACCGTCGACCTCGGACAGTCGCTGATCGGGACCGGGTTCTCCTACCGGGCCGAGCGCCGGGCGCGGCAGGCCCGGCTGGTCGCGGCGATGCTGCCGGAGGTCCGGGACGTCCGCCGGGCCGGTGCCGCGGCGCTGGACCTGTGCGCCGTGGCCGCCGGCTGGCTCGACGGCTACCTGGAGCACGGCTGCAACTGGTGGGACTGGGCGGCCGGCGCCCTGATCGCGCAGGAGGCGGGGGCGCTGGTGCACATCGCCGTCCCGCCCGGGGTGGACGACCTCGGCGGCGACGCCGACGGGCTCGGCGCCGACGTCTCGCTGGCCGCGACCCCCGGCATCGCCCGCGAGCTGGTCGCGCTGGCCCGCCGCAGCGGTTCCGCGGAGGTCTGA
- the cei gene encoding envelope integrity protein Cei, whose protein sequence is MRLRLPRSARPYERRRTGPIVATSVVLAVLAVATWTVVLSTASEGPSSTDCAAPTSGSLPGSEISRSDLDGVQAAPPRDVRFQVLNAGGQRGQANLVAAQLKDLEFAEATTPGNDPAFPEGNLDCIGQMRFGPEGESAAATLALALPCVELIRDERPGPVVDVVVGTAFTDVAPGRAARDALDQLASQGTEGGAQADPGLLSQAREGVCT, encoded by the coding sequence ATGCGCCTGCGGCTGCCCCGCTCCGCGCGGCCCTACGAGCGGCGCCGGACCGGACCCATCGTGGCGACCTCGGTGGTGCTGGCCGTGCTCGCCGTCGCCACCTGGACGGTGGTGCTGAGCACCGCGTCGGAGGGCCCGTCGTCGACGGACTGCGCGGCTCCCACGTCGGGTTCGCTGCCCGGATCGGAGATCAGCCGCTCCGACCTGGACGGCGTCCAGGCGGCCCCGCCGCGCGATGTCCGCTTCCAGGTACTCAACGCCGGCGGGCAGCGCGGCCAGGCGAACCTGGTGGCCGCGCAGCTCAAGGACCTCGAGTTCGCCGAGGCGACCACCCCCGGCAACGACCCGGCGTTCCCGGAGGGCAACCTGGACTGCATCGGTCAGATGCGGTTCGGCCCGGAGGGCGAGAGCGCCGCGGCCACCCTGGCCCTGGCGCTGCCGTGCGTGGAGCTGATTCGCGACGAGCGGCCGGGCCCGGTGGTGGACGTCGTGGTCGGGACGGCGTTCACCGACGTCGCGCCGGGCCGGGCGGCCCGGGACGCGCTGGACCAGCTGGCCTCGCAGGGCACCGAGGGCGGCGCGCAGGCCGATCCGGGCCTGCTGTCCCAGGCCCGCGAGGGCGTCTGCACCTGA
- a CDS encoding DUF3159 domain-containing protein yields the protein MSDHHHIDHRDAPTTRIPRIDGAGAPEREPADRRDRERMPTLLEQMGGVPGIVASSVPVAVFVVVNLIGGLQPALIAALAAGVAVLVWRLVRRDPIQPAISGLFGVGICALVARQTGEARGFYLPGLLLSSFFALAAIVSMIVKWPLAGVIWNGLNARGTQWRQNPVLLRAYTLATGLLALVFASRVVVQGLLYDANAETWLGVARLAMGYPLLALAILATVLIVRRAESGAPRS from the coding sequence GTGAGCGACCACCACCACATCGACCACCGGGACGCGCCGACCACCCGGATCCCCCGGATCGACGGGGCCGGCGCTCCGGAGAGGGAACCGGCCGATCGGCGGGACCGCGAGCGGATGCCGACGCTGCTGGAGCAGATGGGCGGTGTCCCCGGGATCGTCGCGTCGTCGGTGCCGGTAGCGGTGTTCGTCGTGGTCAACCTGATCGGCGGGCTGCAGCCGGCGCTGATCGCCGCGCTGGCCGCCGGCGTCGCCGTCCTGGTGTGGCGGCTGGTCCGCCGGGACCCGATCCAGCCGGCGATCTCCGGGCTGTTCGGAGTCGGGATCTGCGCGCTGGTCGCCCGGCAGACCGGCGAGGCCCGCGGCTTCTACCTGCCCGGGCTGCTGCTCAGCTCGTTCTTCGCGCTGGCCGCGATCGTGTCGATGATCGTGAAGTGGCCGCTGGCCGGCGTGATCTGGAACGGGCTGAACGCGCGCGGCACGCAGTGGCGGCAGAACCCCGTCCTGCTGCGCGCCTACACCCTCGCCACCGGGCTCCTCGCGCTGGTGTTCGCGTCCCGGGTGGTCGTCCAGGGGCTGCTCTACGACGCCAACGCCGAGACCTGGCTGGGTGTCGCCCGGCTCGCGATGGGCTACCCGCTGCTCGCGCTGGCGATCCTGGCGACCGTCCTCATCGTCCGGCGGGCCGAGAGCGGCGCTCCGCGCTCGTGA
- a CDS encoding TrkA family potassium uptake protein: MRVAIAGAGAVGRSIALELVESEHRVMLIERELTQIDPNAVAEAEWVHADACELSSLEDAGIEGCDVVIAATGDDKVNLVVSLLAKTEFGVRRVVARVNDPRNEWLFGENWGVDVAVSTPRLLAALVEEAVAVGDLVRLLTLRQGQANLVEVTLPDETPLAGRPVRSVTLPPDSALVTILRGGRVIVPQPDDALEPGDELLFVATTAVEAEIREALARP; this comes from the coding sequence ATGCGGGTCGCGATCGCGGGAGCGGGCGCCGTCGGGCGGTCGATCGCGCTGGAGCTCGTCGAGTCCGAGCACCGGGTGATGCTCATCGAGCGCGAGCTCACCCAGATCGACCCGAACGCCGTCGCGGAGGCCGAGTGGGTGCACGCCGACGCCTGCGAGCTGTCCTCGCTCGAGGACGCCGGCATCGAGGGCTGCGACGTCGTCATCGCCGCCACCGGCGACGACAAGGTCAACCTCGTGGTGTCGCTGCTGGCGAAGACCGAGTTCGGGGTGCGCCGGGTGGTGGCGCGGGTGAACGACCCGCGCAACGAGTGGCTGTTCGGCGAGAACTGGGGCGTCGACGTCGCCGTGTCCACCCCGCGACTGCTGGCCGCGCTGGTGGAGGAGGCCGTCGCCGTCGGGGACCTGGTGCGGCTGCTCACGCTGCGCCAGGGCCAGGCGAACCTGGTCGAGGTGACGCTGCCCGACGAGACGCCGCTGGCCGGGCGCCCGGTGCGGTCGGTGACACTGCCGCCGGACTCGGCGCTGGTGACGATCCTGCGCGGCGGCCGGGTGATCGTCCCGCAGCCGGACGACGCCCTCGAGCCGGGCGACGAGCTGCTCTTCGTGGCGACGACCGCGGTCGAGGCGGAGATCCGGGAGGCGCTGGCGCGCCCGTGA
- the dut gene encoding dUTP diphosphatase: MPGSAPAPPDEPLVAPSVDVLLTRLDPGIPLPSYARPGDAGADLVTTEDLVLAPGERRLVGTGVAIALPDGHAGFVHPRSGLAARCGLSIVNAPGTVDAGYRGEIKVCLINLDPAEPVELRRGDRIAQLVVQRVETARFVEVDALPGSVRGSAGHGSTGGNAALGRGGGEH; encoded by the coding sequence GTGCCCGGTTCCGCCCCCGCTCCCCCGGACGAGCCGCTGGTCGCACCGTCCGTCGACGTGCTGCTGACCAGGCTCGACCCCGGCATCCCGCTGCCCTCCTACGCCCGCCCCGGTGACGCCGGGGCCGACCTGGTGACCACCGAGGACCTCGTGCTCGCCCCCGGCGAGCGCCGGCTGGTCGGCACCGGAGTCGCGATCGCGCTGCCCGACGGCCACGCCGGGTTCGTGCACCCGCGTTCCGGGCTGGCCGCCCGCTGCGGGCTCTCGATCGTGAACGCGCCCGGGACGGTGGATGCCGGCTACCGCGGCGAGATCAAGGTCTGCCTGATCAACCTGGACCCGGCCGAGCCGGTGGAGCTGCGCCGGGGGGACCGGATCGCGCAACTGGTCGTGCAGCGGGTGGAGACGGCCCGCTTCGTCGAGGTCGATGCGCTGCCCGGGTCCGTACGCGGGTCGGCCGGCCACGGCTCGACCGGCGGGAACGCCGCGCTCGGGCGCGGGGGAGGCGAGCACTGA
- a CDS encoding DUF4193 domain-containing protein, producing the protein MATDYDAPRRNEADEMAEDSLDELKQRRNEAQSAVVDVEETDTAESYELPGADLSGEELTVNVLPKQADEFTCASCFLVHHRSRLASSSGGQYLCRDCAA; encoded by the coding sequence ATGGCGACCGACTACGACGCACCGCGTCGCAACGAGGCCGACGAGATGGCCGAGGACTCGCTCGACGAGCTCAAGCAGCGCCGGAACGAGGCGCAGTCCGCGGTCGTCGACGTCGAGGAGACCGACACCGCGGAGAGCTACGAGCTCCCGGGTGCCGACCTGTCCGGGGAGGAGCTGACGGTGAACGTCCTGCCGAAGCAGGCGGACGAGTTCACCTGCGCCAGCTGCTTCCTGGTGCACCACCGGAGCCGGCTCGCCAGCTCCTCGGGTGGGCAGTATCTCTGCCGCGACTGCGCGGCGTGA
- a CDS encoding OB-fold nucleic acid binding domain-containing protein, producing the protein MGSTDGGTFRRMLRKLTSDVDELDARDLAEDVEETGARPARDCTCGEEVTMLGRIRSVELCPESAEATLKAELFDGTDGVTLVWMGRRRIPGIEAGRTMRVRGRVSVRDGTKVIYNPYYEICQTQQQ; encoded by the coding sequence ATGGGCAGCACGGATGGCGGAACGTTCCGCCGGATGCTTCGCAAACTCACCAGTGACGTCGACGAGCTCGACGCACGGGATCTCGCCGAGGACGTCGAGGAGACCGGCGCGCGACCGGCCCGCGACTGCACCTGCGGCGAGGAGGTCACGATGCTGGGCCGGATCCGCAGCGTCGAGCTGTGCCCGGAGAGCGCGGAGGCCACGTTGAAGGCCGAGCTGTTCGACGGCACCGACGGCGTCACGCTGGTCTGGATGGGCCGGCGCCGCATCCCCGGCATCGAGGCGGGCCGCACCATGCGGGTGCGGGGGCGGGTCTCGGTCCGGGACGGCACCAAGGTGATCTACAACCCTTACTACGAGATCTGCCAGACCCAGCAGCAGTGA
- a CDS encoding phosphotransferase family protein has translation MTTSARTPTPGADPAVVGGWLATALDDERWRDAELAAIGAGRSNLTYRVSSPAGAVVLRRPPVGQVAATAHDMAREQRVIAALAPTPVPVPAVLAAADDVLDAPCFVMELVDGVVPLAQLPDGWAATADERRAAGTALVDVLAALHAVDPAGVGLADFGRPEGFMERQIRRWGTQWATARDGDDPIPVTADDETELTRLAERLAADVPATQRHTIVHGDYRLDNCVFDATDPARIRAVLDWEMSTLGDPLADLGLLLVYWQQDGDDRVWSDAQPLPSPTALPGFPRRTELVDAYAARTGLDVAPLPWYVAFGAFKLAVVLAGILARVRAGSVPADMAAGLDGSVGPLVALGHHVLDGGSF, from the coding sequence GTGACGACGAGTGCCCGCACGCCCACCCCCGGTGCCGACCCCGCGGTGGTCGGTGGCTGGCTGGCGACGGCCCTGGACGACGAGCGGTGGCGCGACGCCGAGCTGGCCGCGATCGGCGCCGGTCGTTCCAACCTGACCTACCGGGTGTCCTCCCCCGCCGGCGCCGTCGTCCTGCGCCGCCCGCCGGTCGGGCAGGTCGCCGCGACCGCCCACGACATGGCCCGTGAGCAGCGGGTCATCGCCGCGCTGGCCCCGACACCGGTGCCGGTGCCCGCCGTCCTGGCCGCCGCCGACGACGTGCTGGACGCGCCCTGCTTCGTGATGGAGCTGGTCGACGGCGTCGTCCCGCTCGCGCAGCTGCCCGACGGATGGGCCGCCACGGCGGACGAGCGGCGGGCGGCCGGCACCGCGCTGGTCGACGTGCTCGCCGCGCTGCACGCCGTCGACCCGGCCGGGGTGGGCCTGGCGGACTTCGGCCGCCCCGAGGGCTTCATGGAGCGGCAGATCCGGCGCTGGGGCACCCAGTGGGCCACCGCCCGCGACGGCGACGACCCGATCCCGGTCACGGCCGACGACGAGACCGAACTCACCCGGCTCGCCGAGCGGCTCGCCGCGGACGTCCCGGCCACGCAGCGGCACACGATCGTGCACGGCGACTACCGGCTCGACAACTGCGTGTTCGACGCCACCGACCCGGCCCGGATCCGCGCCGTCCTCGACTGGGAGATGTCGACCCTCGGCGACCCGCTCGCCGACCTGGGGCTGCTGCTCGTCTACTGGCAGCAGGACGGCGACGACCGTGTCTGGTCGGACGCCCAGCCGCTGCCGTCCCCCACCGCGCTGCCCGGGTTCCCCCGCCGCACCGAGCTCGTCGACGCCTACGCCGCCCGCACCGGCCTCGACGTCGCCCCGCTGCCCTGGTACGTCGCGTTCGGCGCGTTCAAGCTCGCCGTGGTCCTCGCGGGGATCCTCGCCCGGGTCCGGGCCGGATCGGTCCCGGCAGACATGGCGGCGGGACTCGACGGCTCGGTGGGCCCGCTCGTCGCCCTCGGCCACCACGTCCTGGACGGAGGATCCTTCTGA
- a CDS encoding DUF3093 domain-containing protein, which translates to MSDRPPERDSATSGPTAFDERLSVPVWWYLLAAGLGVLLGAQIHMGYPGLRSWIGYAVMIPLCVAVLWWMGRSRTTVRDGKLISNGRVLPLSATGVTDTVAKKDKQRAMGPDLDPLAYVLHRPWIGPLVRVEVTDPGVGEPYWVMSSRRPDALRSAIAAQAAHPQNS; encoded by the coding sequence GTGAGCGATCGGCCTCCGGAGCGGGACTCTGCGACGTCCGGCCCCACTGCGTTCGACGAACGGTTGTCCGTCCCGGTGTGGTGGTACCTGCTCGCCGCCGGGCTCGGCGTCCTGCTGGGAGCCCAGATCCACATGGGGTACCCGGGCCTCCGCTCCTGGATCGGCTACGCGGTGATGATCCCGCTGTGCGTCGCCGTCCTGTGGTGGATGGGCCGCAGCCGCACCACGGTGCGCGACGGCAAGCTGATCTCGAACGGCCGTGTGCTCCCGCTGTCCGCGACCGGGGTGACCGACACCGTGGCGAAGAAGGACAAGCAGCGGGCGATGGGCCCGGACCTCGACCCGCTGGCCTACGTCCTGCACCGGCCCTGGATCGGCCCGCTGGTCCGGGTGGAGGTCACCGACCCGGGCGTCGGCGAGCCGTACTGGGTGATGAGCAGCCGCCGCCCGGACGCGCTGCGCTCGGCCATCGCCGCGCAGGCGGCGCACCCGCAGAACTCCTGA
- a CDS encoding DUF3710 domain-containing protein, giving the protein MPGRTRGKMFDIRPEHDEAEVAGSGAYPGYPGYGDADVDPYDGDPYAADPYAADPYSADPYDEYDDADEPDGRGVNGRRANGRNANGTAAEGAPNRNGTGRNGTGRNGAGRNGAGRNETDRNRADRNETGRNGPGRNETGRNGAGRNGAGRNGTGHTGRMPAGGGATGRDATSTGRTGVGRTGRNGAPRGAAEATGGAAATTAVRAVNGPAPAAGASGRFRPGDDRDGRVAPDGRWDDVEPPLLSHRSDAEEPAYARERIPQGFDGGDPDDPDWGHGTPDDDHDDEYYEDGYDEDEYGVGDAPLSVPPPGSGGRPLGPADVEELDPSMTDALARVDLGAIQVPVPYGAEMKLEPADAERTQAVHLLLPEGRIAVSALAAPRSTGLWGDLSAEIEQSLRNGGARVRSVRGDWGRELHARTESAASVFVGCDGPRWMVYGVATASLETVEALDVELRRVLRGIIVVRGKSPYPPRTVLPLELPEHLRQKQPESAAAQKPSITVSVPRPADTAATGSAPAQTKGSARPAGATPARSTGATPAQPTGATPVQHSGATPAQATGATPAPHTGATPAQHAGAMPAQATGATPAQPTGAAQPRPGGTTKARRTGATPAQPTGAPPAPGTGTFPATPSPGPRDDARPAAGPAPSRRMPAPGPVSAPIRRPAPDDLRPDPDDYTADPAPRAPRPAPRRGATGPVPAEQPAERTALARPVPPEDPAERTALARPVSPETPAERTALAGPPVPPADDPEVQDGGGPQRGGRTSGRPRPAPAAYEHPGEHADAPDRSPRRSRRTATGSGRVPATGAHPVPAGTEPAPHEPIAEPPVRRDPAVTALSATDLLAGTEVEATHRDRYGEEPSGRRARTSAGEEGSGRRDRASAGDGSGRRARVSAGDGSGRRARPAADDTHGTHADDVATFGTGAHHTSGGDRDTTAGRSSAAAAESGGRSRRRAAGGAGRIDAADLLAGHGAAGGSAGPAAPDDEPARPASMAIADIPLADIPLMDATLEPRPGSEPERETRSAAARRHAEPEPPPTAPSAPGRRRSEAPPAEPADPEAEFGSGDDWLSTEIAASRRAGRHGAGTGTSVADLLASAALDAPGSGSRRRAAEPESRSAGWEAGAESAASRTDDPSLTDDDVPSRTDGDVFRTGGDVFRTSTAGPTGPTSADEARSALQDLLRSASGYRDEQGHDTDHDTGHDTGDDSGHGTGGDPGDGHGVTGLADYRAGRSARRRSREHDRGQDDEPGADPARAAGGSGLTGQWPSARRAAGTDARDLGKHRRD; this is encoded by the coding sequence ATGCCGGGACGCACGCGCGGGAAGATGTTCGACATCCGGCCCGAGCACGACGAGGCCGAGGTCGCCGGGTCCGGCGCCTACCCCGGGTACCCGGGATACGGCGACGCCGACGTCGACCCGTACGACGGTGACCCGTACGCGGCCGACCCGTACGCGGCCGACCCGTACTCGGCTGACCCGTACGACGAGTACGACGACGCCGACGAGCCGGACGGTCGCGGTGTGAACGGTCGGAGAGCGAACGGTCGGAATGCGAACGGGACGGCCGCCGAGGGGGCGCCGAACCGCAACGGCACCGGGCGCAACGGCACCGGGCGCAACGGAGCCGGCCGCAACGGAGCCGGCCGCAACGAGACGGACCGCAACCGCGCCGACCGCAACGAGACGGGCCGCAACGGTCCCGGTCGCAACGAGACGGGCCGCAACGGAGCCGGCCGCAACGGTGCCGGTCGTAACGGGACGGGACACACGGGCCGCATGCCGGCGGGCGGGGGCGCGACCGGACGTGACGCCACGAGCACCGGGCGCACCGGTGTGGGGCGGACCGGGCGCAACGGCGCCCCTCGAGGCGCGGCGGAGGCGACCGGGGGTGCAGCGGCGACGACGGCCGTTCGTGCGGTCAACGGTCCCGCGCCGGCCGCCGGTGCGTCCGGCCGGTTCCGCCCCGGAGACGACCGCGACGGGCGGGTGGCCCCGGACGGCCGGTGGGACGACGTCGAGCCCCCGCTGCTCAGCCACCGCAGCGACGCCGAGGAGCCCGCCTACGCCCGCGAGCGGATCCCCCAGGGGTTCGACGGCGGCGATCCCGACGACCCGGACTGGGGTCACGGCACGCCCGACGACGACCACGACGACGAGTACTACGAGGACGGGTACGACGAGGACGAGTACGGCGTCGGTGACGCCCCGCTGTCCGTCCCACCGCCCGGCAGCGGCGGCCGGCCGCTCGGGCCGGCCGACGTCGAGGAGCTCGACCCGTCGATGACCGACGCGCTGGCGCGCGTCGACCTCGGCGCGATCCAGGTGCCGGTGCCCTACGGCGCCGAGATGAAGCTCGAACCGGCCGACGCGGAGCGCACGCAGGCCGTCCACCTGCTGCTGCCCGAGGGCAGGATCGCGGTGAGCGCGCTGGCCGCGCCCCGGTCGACCGGGCTGTGGGGCGACCTGTCCGCGGAGATCGAGCAGTCGCTGCGCAACGGCGGCGCCCGGGTCCGCAGCGTCCGCGGCGACTGGGGCCGCGAGCTGCACGCCCGCACCGAGAGCGCCGCCTCGGTGTTCGTCGGCTGCGACGGCCCGCGCTGGATGGTCTACGGCGTCGCGACCGCGTCGCTCGAGACCGTCGAGGCGCTCGACGTCGAGCTGCGCCGGGTCCTGCGGGGGATCATCGTCGTCCGCGGGAAGTCGCCGTACCCGCCGCGGACGGTGCTCCCGCTCGAGCTGCCCGAGCACCTGCGGCAGAAGCAGCCCGAGTCCGCCGCGGCACAGAAACCGAGCATCACCGTCTCCGTCCCGCGGCCGGCCGACACCGCCGCGACCGGGAGTGCACCGGCCCAGACCAAGGGGTCTGCCCGGCCGGCGGGCGCCACGCCTGCCCGGTCCACGGGGGCCACGCCCGCGCAGCCGACCGGGGCGACGCCTGTCCAGCACTCGGGTGCCACGCCTGCGCAGGCCACGGGGGCCACGCCTGCGCCGCACACGGGGGCCACGCCTGCCCAGCACGCAGGGGCCATGCCGGCGCAGGCCACCGGGGCCACGCCGGCGCAGCCCACCGGCGCCGCGCAACCCCGGCCGGGCGGTACCACCAAGGCCCGGCGCACCGGTGCGACGCCGGCACAGCCCACCGGAGCGCCGCCGGCGCCCGGTACCGGCACGTTCCCCGCGACCCCGTCACCCGGGCCGCGGGACGACGCCCGCCCGGCGGCCGGCCCCGCGCCCTCGCGCCGGATGCCGGCGCCCGGGCCGGTGTCGGCGCCGATCCGCCGGCCGGCCCCGGACGACCTCCGACCGGACCCGGACGACTACACGGCCGACCCCGCGCCCCGCGCGCCGCGGCCCGCCCCGCGTCGCGGGGCCACCGGCCCCGTGCCCGCCGAGCAGCCGGCCGAGCGGACCGCACTGGCCCGTCCGGTCCCGCCCGAGGACCCCGCCGAGCGGACCGCCCTCGCCCGCCCCGTCTCGCCGGAGACCCCCGCGGAGCGCACCGCGCTGGCCGGGCCGCCGGTGCCGCCCGCCGACGACCCCGAGGTGCAGGACGGTGGCGGGCCGCAGCGTGGTGGTCGTACGAGCGGGCGGCCCCGACCGGCCCCCGCGGCGTACGAGCACCCCGGCGAGCACGCGGACGCACCCGACCGCTCGCCCCGCCGGTCCCGCCGGACGGCGACCGGGAGCGGCCGGGTGCCCGCCACCGGCGCGCATCCCGTCCCTGCCGGGACCGAGCCGGCGCCGCACGAACCGATCGCCGAGCCGCCGGTCCGCCGGGATCCCGCGGTGACCGCGCTGTCGGCCACCGACCTGCTGGCCGGTACGGAGGTCGAGGCCACCCACCGCGACCGGTACGGCGAGGAGCCCTCCGGACGCCGCGCCCGCACGTCGGCCGGGGAGGAGGGCTCGGGTCGCCGCGACCGCGCGTCGGCCGGGGACGGCTCCGGTCGTCGTGCCCGCGTGTCCGCCGGGGACGGCTCCGGTCGTCGTGCCCGCCCGGCCGCGGACGACACGCACGGGACCCACGCCGACGACGTCGCGACCTTCGGGACCGGCGCACACCACACGTCCGGCGGGGACCGCGACACCACGGCCGGCCGCAGCAGCGCCGCGGCCGCCGAGAGCGGAGGGCGTTCCCGCCGCCGCGCGGCCGGCGGCGCGGGCCGCATCGACGCGGCCGACCTGCTGGCCGGGCACGGCGCCGCCGGCGGCAGCGCCGGCCCGGCCGCGCCGGACGACGAGCCGGCCCGCCCGGCGTCGATGGCGATCGCGGACATCCCGCTCGCCGACATCCCGCTGATGGACGCCACCCTGGAGCCGCGCCCCGGCTCCGAGCCCGAGCGCGAGACCCGGTCCGCGGCCGCTCGCCGGCACGCCGAGCCCGAGCCTCCGCCCACGGCCCCGTCCGCGCCCGGTCGGCGACGCAGCGAGGCCCCACCGGCCGAGCCGGCGGATCCCGAGGCCGAGTTCGGATCCGGCGACGACTGGCTCTCGACCGAGATCGCGGCCAGCCGCCGCGCCGGCCGGCACGGCGCCGGCACCGGCACGTCGGTGGCCGACCTCCTCGCGTCGGCGGCGCTCGACGCTCCGGGGAGCGGGTCCCGTCGCCGTGCCGCGGAGCCGGAGAGCCGGTCCGCCGGCTGGGAGGCCGGAGCCGAGTCGGCCGCGTCCCGCACCGACGACCCGTCGCTCACGGACGACGACGTCCCGTCCCGCACGGACGGCGACGTGTTCCGCACGGGCGGCGACGTGTTCCGCACGTCCACGGCCGGCCCCACCGGCCCGACCTCGGCGGACGAGGCCCGCAGCGCCCTGCAGGACCTCCTGCGCAGCGCCTCCGGGTACCGCGACGAGCAGGGCCATGACACCGACCATGACACCGGCCACGACACCGGCGATGACTCCGGTCACGGCACCGGAGGCGACCCGGGCGACGGGCACGGCGTCACCGGGCTCGCCGACTACCGGGCCGGCCGCTCGGCCCGGCGCCGCAGCCGTGAGCACGACCGTGGGCAGGACGACGAGCCGGGCGCGGACCCCGCCCGGGCCGCGGGTGGCTCCGGGCTGACCGGCCAGTGGCCGTCCGCCCGGCGCGCCGCCGGCACCGATGCCCGCGATCTCGGGAAGCACCGGCGGGACTGA